The Pantoea vagans genome includes a window with the following:
- a CDS encoding cysteine hydrolase family protein, whose amino-acid sequence MKNFFASSTLALAMAISGCAIAEERTAENAPTIRTMSGATATTQLTAKQTAVIVIDIQNEYFPGGKMPIPDGMQALKNSKRIVEFAHKNGMPVFFVQHLGAADGPLFAKGSRFAEFHKDLQPGKNDRVISKATPSSFVGTDLQQQLDALGIKQLIVTGLMTHMCVSSTARDAVPLGYSVIIPEDATATRDLATWDNNVVDHKVLQQSALAGVADVFAEIKTTDAVLALPVQ is encoded by the coding sequence ATGAAAAACTTCTTTGCTTCAAGCACCCTGGCATTAGCGATGGCAATTTCAGGTTGTGCCATCGCAGAAGAGCGTACAGCAGAAAACGCACCGACTATTCGCACCATGAGCGGAGCCACCGCCACCACGCAACTCACCGCTAAGCAAACCGCCGTTATCGTTATCGATATTCAAAACGAGTATTTCCCCGGCGGTAAGATGCCGATACCTGACGGCATGCAAGCGCTGAAGAACAGTAAGCGTATCGTTGAATTTGCCCATAAAAACGGCATGCCGGTGTTCTTCGTACAACATCTCGGCGCGGCGGACGGCCCACTGTTTGCCAAAGGCAGCCGCTTCGCCGAATTCCATAAAGATTTGCAGCCAGGTAAAAATGACCGCGTGATCAGCAAAGCCACGCCAAGCTCTTTTGTCGGCACCGACCTGCAACAGCAGTTGGACGCACTGGGCATTAAACAACTGATTGTGACCGGCCTGATGACGCATATGTGCGTTTCTTCCACCGCACGAGATGCAGTGCCGCTGGGTTACTCGGTGATTATTCCCGAAGATGCCACTGCCACGCGCGATCTGGCCACCTGGGATAACAACGTCGTCGACCATAAAGTGCTGCAGCAGAGTGCACTGGCGGGCGTTGCCGACGTCTTCGCTGAAATCAAAACCACCGACGCGGTATTAGCGCTGCCGGTGCAGTGA
- a CDS encoding GlxA family transcriptional regulator produces the protein MTNSVHFAPKVARADAPIKVGVVVFDDIIPFHLSVPCAVFEKAEREDGSACYQLMICATHAGPLKTNSGFSIIAEHDLAQLAEADVVVVPSWSDPTVAPPPALLQALQQAAQRGAQIVGLCLGAFVLGAAGLLHQQRATTHWRWMADFERLYPDVEIDRDVLYIDQGQIVTSAGTAASIDCCLHLVREQCGVDVANSVARMLVVPPHRQGGQAQYIEQPVYHSAGNDRFMSALSWATENLQQVLTLEQLAEKALMSRRSFTRRFTQTTGGCFSEWLVNQRLALAQRFLEKTDQPVELIAEKAGFSSPLMLRRHFKKHLNTSPLLYRKTFRGRV, from the coding sequence ATGACAAATAGCGTTCACTTTGCGCCAAAAGTGGCTCGCGCAGATGCGCCGATTAAAGTGGGTGTCGTGGTGTTTGACGACATCATCCCATTCCATCTTTCCGTACCCTGTGCGGTATTTGAGAAGGCGGAACGGGAAGATGGCAGCGCGTGCTACCAGTTAATGATCTGTGCAACCCATGCAGGGCCGCTCAAGACCAACAGCGGTTTTTCGATTATCGCTGAGCATGATCTGGCTCAGCTAGCTGAGGCCGATGTGGTGGTGGTGCCGAGCTGGAGTGATCCGACTGTCGCTCCACCGCCCGCGTTATTGCAGGCGCTACAGCAGGCTGCGCAGCGTGGTGCGCAGATTGTGGGGTTATGTCTCGGCGCTTTCGTGTTGGGTGCTGCCGGGCTGCTGCATCAACAGCGTGCCACAACCCACTGGCGCTGGATGGCTGACTTTGAACGGCTTTATCCAGATGTTGAGATTGATCGCGATGTGCTCTACATCGACCAAGGGCAGATTGTGACCTCGGCAGGAACGGCGGCGAGTATCGATTGCTGCCTGCATCTGGTACGAGAGCAGTGCGGGGTGGATGTGGCGAACAGCGTGGCACGCATGCTGGTGGTGCCGCCGCATCGGCAGGGCGGCCAGGCGCAATACATCGAGCAGCCGGTGTATCACTCGGCGGGCAACGATCGCTTTATGTCAGCGTTGAGCTGGGCAACAGAAAACTTGCAGCAGGTACTTACCCTGGAGCAACTGGCGGAAAAGGCATTAATGAGCCGCCGCAGCTTCACCCGACGTTTTACCCAGACTACCGGTGGCTGCTTCAGCGAATGGCTGGTGAATCAACGGCTGGCACTGGCACAGCGATTTTTAGAAAAAACCGATCAACCTGTGGAATTGATTGCGGAAAAAGCCGGGTTCTCTTCACCCTTAATGTTACGACGACATTTTAAAAAACATCTGAATACCTCGCCGCTGCTTTACCGGAAAACGTTTCGCGGGCGCGTGTGA
- a CDS encoding helix-turn-helix domain-containing protein has product MMQKKYNEGVIDSVTKWIMENLDQRLSIDDIALKSGYSKWYLQKLFARYHHETLAHYIRKKKLVCCVSELKYSNAPIISLAVKYHFESQQSFTRSFKQMMGCTPLACRKRQLSADVQHAFQESTDPCAICRKQEFNSTETVKEIRVPVTRNGKFPARIDCVMR; this is encoded by the coding sequence ATGATGCAGAAAAAATACAACGAAGGGGTTATTGATTCGGTGACCAAATGGATTATGGAGAACCTGGATCAGCGTTTGAGCATTGATGATATTGCACTGAAGTCTGGTTATTCAAAATGGTATTTGCAGAAGTTATTTGCCCGTTATCATCATGAAACGCTGGCGCATTACATCCGTAAAAAGAAACTGGTTTGTTGTGTTAGCGAGCTGAAATACAGCAACGCACCCATCATCAGTCTGGCGGTTAAATACCATTTTGAAAGTCAGCAATCGTTCACGCGCTCGTTCAAGCAGATGATGGGATGTACCCCGCTCGCCTGCCGCAAGCGCCAGCTCAGCGCTGACGTCCAGCACGCTTTCCAGGAGAGCACCGATCCCTGTGCCATTTGCCGAAAGCAAGAATTTAACAGCACTGAAACGGTGAAAGAAATACGTGTACCGGTAACTCGAAATGGGAAATTTCCCGCACGCATAGATTGTGTAATGCGTTAA
- a CDS encoding alpha/beta fold hydrolase, which yields MAFHFSVKQSLAATLISMSLLQAAPAFAATVYGEQLEGFSYPHPLQHFNFSSQQQSLSMGYMDVKPTQQANGQTVVLLHGKNFCGATWDDTINALSQKGYRVIAPDQIGFCTSTKPANYQYSFQQLALNTHQLLQQLGIEKAIIVGHSTGGMLATRYALMYPQQTQKLVLVNPIGLEDWKAKGTPWRSVDQWYQRELKLNAAGIKKYEQNTYYSGQWKPEYDKWVDMLAGLNSGPGHKKVAWNSALIYDMIFTQPVYYEFKDLKVPTTLMIGTADTTAIGSDIAPPAIKAQLGHYNVLGKQVAQMIPGARLIEFPGLGHAPQMEEPQKFNQTLISDLAQ from the coding sequence ATGGCTTTTCATTTCTCTGTAAAACAATCACTTGCGGCAACGTTGATATCAATGTCGTTATTGCAAGCTGCCCCAGCCTTCGCCGCCACGGTGTATGGCGAGCAGCTGGAAGGCTTTTCCTACCCGCATCCGCTGCAACATTTTAATTTTTCCTCTCAGCAGCAGTCGCTCAGTATGGGATACATGGATGTGAAGCCCACGCAGCAGGCCAATGGTCAAACGGTGGTGTTGCTGCACGGTAAAAATTTCTGCGGCGCAACGTGGGACGACACCATTAATGCACTGAGCCAAAAGGGCTATCGCGTCATCGCGCCGGATCAGATTGGCTTCTGCACCTCAACCAAACCCGCTAACTATCAATACAGCTTCCAGCAACTGGCGCTGAATACGCACCAGCTGTTACAGCAGTTGGGTATCGAGAAAGCCATTATCGTCGGGCACTCAACCGGCGGTATGCTGGCCACGCGCTATGCACTGATGTATCCGCAGCAGACGCAGAAGTTGGTGCTGGTGAATCCGATTGGTCTGGAAGACTGGAAAGCGAAAGGTACGCCATGGCGCTCGGTGGATCAGTGGTATCAACGTGAGCTTAAGCTGAATGCGGCGGGCATTAAAAAGTACGAGCAGAACACCTATTACAGTGGTCAGTGGAAGCCAGAGTATGACAAATGGGTGGATATGCTGGCGGGGTTAAACAGCGGACCGGGCCACAAGAAAGTGGCGTGGAACTCGGCGCTGATTTACGACATGATCTTTACCCAGCCGGTCTATTATGAATTTAAAGACCTGAAAGTACCCACCACTTTGATGATCGGCACGGCGGATACCACGGCGATTGGCAGCGACATTGCGCCTCCAGCCATTAAAGCGCAGTTGGGACACTACAACGTGTTGGGCAAGCAAGTTGCACAGATGATTCCCGGCGCGCGTTTAATCGAGTTCCCGGGGTTGGGACACGCGCCACAGATGGAAGAACCACAGAAATTTAATCAGACGTTAATTAGCGATTTAGCGCAGTGA
- a CDS encoding sensor domain-containing diguanylate cyclase, which yields MKAPALPADESHRLAQLRALNILHTPAEERFDRLTRLARRLFGVPVALVSLLEEDHQWFKSIAGSSGTTAPRNTSFCGHAILQDDIMVVENALEDERFHDNPLVNTAENPVRFYAGCPLRTPAGAKVGTLCIVDHHAREFNADDMHTLRDLAAMAEAELVAFQTATSDELTQITNRRGFMTLGQLALNECQVKQLPASLTFLDLDRFKAINDTLGHREGDRALMDFADAMKVSFRHADIFARLGGDEFVVLFNGLQQDDAEGVLARFDRFLQQQTSDLERRYALHFSSGIVEFDPDHPQSLEQLLESSDARMYAAKNGKKQQAR from the coding sequence ATGAAAGCACCTGCACTGCCTGCGGACGAGTCACATCGTCTGGCCCAGTTACGTGCGCTCAACATTCTGCACACGCCTGCAGAAGAGCGTTTTGACCGATTAACCCGCCTTGCCCGTCGTTTGTTTGGCGTGCCAGTGGCGCTTGTCAGCCTGCTGGAAGAGGACCATCAATGGTTCAAATCGATTGCCGGGTCCAGCGGCACCACCGCCCCTCGCAATACCTCGTTCTGCGGCCACGCCATCTTGCAGGACGATATCATGGTGGTGGAGAACGCCCTCGAAGATGAGCGCTTCCACGATAACCCCTTAGTGAATACCGCCGAGAATCCCGTCCGTTTCTACGCGGGTTGTCCGCTGCGCACGCCCGCGGGTGCGAAGGTCGGCACGTTGTGCATCGTTGACCACCATGCACGCGAATTTAACGCTGACGATATGCATACGCTGCGCGATCTCGCGGCGATGGCCGAAGCGGAGCTGGTGGCTTTCCAGACCGCCACCTCGGATGAGCTGACGCAGATCACCAACCGCCGTGGGTTTATGACACTCGGCCAGTTGGCGCTGAATGAGTGTCAGGTGAAGCAGCTGCCAGCCAGCTTGACCTTCCTCGATCTTGATCGCTTTAAAGCCATCAACGATACGCTGGGCCACCGTGAAGGCGATCGCGCACTGATGGATTTTGCCGATGCGATGAAGGTGAGCTTCCGCCATGCCGATATCTTTGCCCGCTTAGGCGGAGACGAGTTTGTAGTGCTGTTCAACGGCTTGCAGCAGGACGATGCGGAAGGCGTACTGGCGCGTTTTGATCGCTTCCTGCAACAGCAAACCAGTGACCTGGAACGTCGCTATGCGCTGCACTTCTCGTCTGGCATCGTGGAATTTGACCCGGACCATCCGCAATCGCTGGAACAGTTGCTGGAGAGCAGCGATGCGCGCATGTACGCCGCCAAGAACGGCAAAAAGCAGCAGGCGCGATAA